One genomic segment of Helianthus annuus cultivar XRQ/B chromosome 14, HanXRQr2.0-SUNRISE, whole genome shotgun sequence includes these proteins:
- the LOC110905856 gene encoding uncharacterized protein LOC110905856, which produces MVTSKVDELKEMITGIQSKKEARRCTYKDFMACKPATYNGEIDPIECQRWIANMEGVFIRSHCDKEDQVMFATGQLTRRAKDWWDSYSKEIRENRVQTLTWQEFKQPFVKYHCPQSAVDRIQEDFLRLRQKDESVNEITNTFLDQLKFCEEIVGTERKKIIRYHGMLKAEIREFITPSKCGTLDEIIDLARDREIEIRRQDERGEKRQVEKGSTQGSSKKPKMHDQGKKEVSKGGFPRCKTCGKPHSGECLLGRKGCYNCGQEGHPYYNCPNPKRVCYNCNESGHVKAECPKLKQGVKKEGKKEEPTKAKGRMFQISTEEARAHPNVVSGIKEESSNQSGSQAKDGKGKATC; this is translated from the exons ATGGTTACGAGCAAAGTGGATGAATTGAAGGAAATGATAACAGGGATTCAAAGCAAGAAGGAGGCAAGACGGTGCACCTACAAGGATTTCATGGCATGTAAGCCTGCCACTTATAATGGGGAAATTGATCCCATCGAATGCCAAAGATGGATAGCTAATATGGAGGGGGTGTTCATTCGAAGTCATTGCGACAAGGAAGATCAAGTCATGTTTGCCACAGGGCAACTTACACGAAGGGCTAAAGATTGGTGGGATTCGTATAGTAAGGAGATCAGAGAAAATAGAGTTCAAACTTTGACTTGGCAAGAATTCAAACAACCTTTTGTCAAGTACCATTGTCCACAATCAGCTGTGGATCGAATCCAGGAAGACTTTCTCCGACTCCGACAAAAGGATGAATCAGTCAATGAGATCACGAACACTTTCCTTGATCAACTGAAGTTTTGTGAAGAAATAGTCGGAACGGAGAGGAAGAAGATTATCCGTTATCATGGCATGCTTAAGGCTGAAATCCGGGAGTTCATAACTCCTTCTAAATGTGGAACTTTGGACGAGATTATTGATCTGGCAAGGGATAGGGAGATCGAGATAAGGAGGCAAGATGAACGTGGGGAGAAAAGGCAAGTTGAGAAGGGATCAACACAAGGCTCTTCTAAGAAACCCAAAATGCATGATCAAGGAAAGAAAGAAGTTTCCAAAGGCGGGTTTCCACGATGTAAGACATGCGGAAAACCCCATTCCGGTGAATGTTTATTGGGAAGGAAGGGGTGTTACAATTGCGGACAAGAAGGGCATCCGTACTATAATTGTCCGAATCCCAAAAGGGTGTGCTACAATTGTAACGAATCGGGCCATGTGAAGGCTGAATGCCCAAAGCTAAAACAAGGGGTGAAGAAGGAAGGGAAGAAAGAAGAACCCACGAAAGCTAAGGGAAGAATGTTCCAAATCTCCACGGAAGAAGCAAGAGCTCACCcgaatgtggtctcag GAATAAAAGAAGAAAGCTCAAATCAATCCGGGTCGCAAGCGAAGGACGGCAAAG GTAAAGCAACTTGTTGA